In Pseudomonadales bacterium, a single window of DNA contains:
- a CDS encoding lytic murein transglycosylase translates to MRLPPLLLLTALFLADGVMAQDETFSQCLGRIQGLARQQEIPEWIVQDVVAKFEYQARVIELDRKQPEFIQTFEQYYKARVTDQRVQRGRQLYAEHLNLLAQLTRQYGIPGQYLVAFWGLETNFGSYLGNMPTLDSLATLACDDRRSQFFTDELLIALKLMVREKLPVERLRGSWAGAMGHVQFMPSTYQQYAVDGDNDGLIDLWQSRQDALSSAANYLHKSGWRRGERWGREVLLPTSFPYSEAELSNPQPLSYWRRLGVLQANGAPLPDMALPASIILPMGHSGPAFVAYQNFQVIMRWNRSQSYALAVGNLADQIAGGQGLKASVFKPAPVLSRSLITQLQTALAGRGYAVGEADGVIGPATRAALREYQSSNGLIADGFPDLSTLLALGLDGTAQ, encoded by the coding sequence ATGCGACTCCCCCCTTTGTTACTTCTTACCGCTCTGTTTTTGGCGGACGGTGTCATGGCCCAGGACGAGACCTTTAGTCAATGTCTGGGGCGTATACAAGGTCTGGCTCGCCAGCAGGAAATCCCTGAGTGGATCGTGCAAGATGTCGTAGCAAAGTTTGAATATCAGGCCCGCGTGATCGAACTGGATCGCAAGCAGCCGGAATTTATCCAGACCTTCGAGCAGTATTATAAAGCGCGGGTGACTGACCAGCGGGTGCAGCGGGGTCGGCAGTTGTACGCGGAACACCTCAATCTATTAGCGCAGTTAACTCGTCAATATGGTATTCCCGGCCAATATCTTGTAGCTTTTTGGGGTTTGGAAACCAATTTTGGATCTTATTTGGGAAATATGCCTACGCTTGATTCGTTGGCGACGCTTGCCTGTGATGATCGAAGGAGCCAATTTTTTACTGATGAACTGCTCATAGCATTAAAACTAATGGTGCGAGAAAAATTGCCGGTGGAGCGTTTGCGTGGCTCCTGGGCCGGTGCCATGGGACACGTGCAATTTATGCCATCGACTTACCAACAGTACGCGGTTGATGGTGATAATGACGGCCTGATCGACCTCTGGCAAAGCAGGCAGGACGCGCTCTCCTCAGCCGCCAACTATTTGCATAAGAGTGGTTGGCGTAGGGGTGAACGTTGGGGTAGGGAGGTTTTGTTACCAACATCTTTTCCCTACTCGGAGGCCGAACTCAGTAACCCGCAGCCGCTGAGTTATTGGCGTCGGCTTGGGGTATTGCAGGCAAACGGAGCGCCTCTGCCTGATATGGCATTGCCTGCCTCTATCATATTGCCGATGGGACATTCAGGTCCGGCATTCGTGGCATATCAAAACTTTCAGGTGATCATGCGTTGGAATCGCTCCCAGTCCTATGCGCTAGCGGTTGGCAATCTGGCAGACCAGATTGCTGGCGGACAAGGGTTGAAGGCATCTGTGTTCAAGCCAGCACCGGTGCTCAGTCGAAGTTTGATTACACAACTGCAAACAGCTCTGGCAGGACGCGGCTATGCGGTGGGTGAGGCTGATGGCGTGATTGGTCCTGCGACCCGGGCTGCGCTGCGAGAATACCAATCTAGCAATGGTTTAATTGCCGATGGTTTTCCCGATTTATCCACACTTTTAGCGCTGGGCCTAGACGGAACAGCGCAGTGA